From a region of the Labilithrix sp. genome:
- a CDS encoding ATP-binding cassette domain-containing protein, with product MIVLDNVTKRFGPKILFENVSMQFDPGKRYGLTGANGAGKSTLLKMLEFNEDTDTGSITIPGKLRLGVLRQNHFEYEHERILDTVIMGNKALWDAMQEKEKLLAGDVTDEVGIRLGELEGIVAEENGYVAESEAAELLVGLGIPIDKHESKMSSLAGGYKLRVLIAQVLFGRPDVLLLDEPTNHLDLESIRWLESFLCNEFKGTLVVVSHDRHFLNEVATHIADVDYQTITVYTGNYADFVDAKYENNQRAAAQAATAKKKVAELQEFVQRFGSHASKSKQAQSRVKQIDKLKEELATKGPKRSSLVRPFVRFEFEKPSGRDVCRMEDFSKTFKDDKGKDIVVFEKANLHVNRGDKIAVIGPNGVGKTTLLKLMIGGFPGLDEDTKLDGLKADDGVVKWGHETSVGYFAQDTHEALNRTAAGMNAFQWLYQWDKMAPQENIRAALGRLLFTGEAGLKAAATMSGGECARLLLAKLIVLKHNVLVLDEPTNHLDIESIEGLLEGLKLFNGTIVFVSHDRHVVSSLATRIVELRPRAPGEGADILDFGGTYDEFLERQERERAKAAKAN from the coding sequence TTGATCGTCCTCGACAATGTCACCAAGCGCTTCGGTCCGAAGATCCTCTTCGAGAACGTCTCGATGCAGTTCGATCCCGGGAAGCGCTACGGCCTCACCGGCGCGAACGGCGCGGGCAAGTCGACGCTCCTCAAGATGCTCGAGTTCAACGAGGACACCGACACCGGGTCGATCACGATCCCGGGCAAGCTCCGCCTCGGCGTCCTCCGGCAGAACCACTTCGAGTACGAGCACGAGCGCATCCTCGACACCGTCATCATGGGCAACAAGGCGCTCTGGGACGCGATGCAGGAGAAGGAGAAGCTCCTCGCCGGCGACGTCACCGACGAGGTCGGCATCCGCCTCGGCGAGCTCGAGGGCATCGTCGCGGAGGAGAACGGCTACGTCGCCGAGAGCGAGGCGGCGGAGCTCCTCGTCGGCCTCGGCATCCCGATCGACAAACACGAGTCGAAGATGAGCTCCCTCGCCGGCGGCTACAAGCTGCGCGTCCTCATCGCGCAGGTGCTCTTCGGCCGGCCGGACGTGCTCCTCCTCGACGAGCCGACCAACCACCTCGACCTCGAGTCGATCCGCTGGCTCGAGAGCTTCCTCTGCAACGAGTTCAAGGGCACCCTCGTCGTCGTCAGCCACGACCGCCACTTCCTGAACGAGGTCGCGACCCACATCGCCGACGTCGACTACCAGACGATCACGGTCTACACCGGCAACTACGCCGACTTCGTCGACGCGAAGTACGAGAACAACCAGCGCGCCGCGGCGCAGGCGGCGACGGCGAAGAAGAAGGTCGCCGAGCTCCAGGAGTTCGTGCAGCGCTTCGGCTCCCACGCGTCGAAGAGCAAGCAGGCGCAGTCGCGCGTGAAGCAGATCGACAAGCTGAAGGAGGAGCTCGCGACGAAGGGTCCCAAGCGCTCGTCGCTCGTGCGCCCCTTCGTCCGCTTCGAGTTCGAGAAGCCGTCCGGCCGCGACGTCTGCCGGATGGAGGACTTCTCGAAGACCTTCAAGGACGACAAGGGCAAGGACATCGTCGTCTTCGAGAAGGCGAACCTGCACGTGAACCGCGGCGACAAGATCGCCGTCATCGGCCCGAACGGCGTCGGCAAGACCACGCTCCTGAAGCTCATGATCGGCGGCTTCCCCGGCCTCGACGAGGACACCAAGCTCGACGGCCTCAAGGCCGACGACGGCGTCGTCAAGTGGGGCCACGAGACGTCGGTCGGCTACTTCGCGCAGGACACGCACGAAGCGCTGAACCGCACCGCCGCCGGCATGAACGCGTTCCAGTGGCTCTACCAGTGGGACAAGATGGCCCCGCAGGAGAACATCCGCGCCGCGCTCGGGCGCCTCCTCTTCACCGGCGAGGCCGGCCTCAAGGCGGCCGCGACGATGTCCGGCGGCGAGTGCGCGCGCCTCCTCCTCGCGAAGCTCATCGTGCTCAAGCACAACGTGCTCGTCCTCGACGAGCCGACGAACCACCTCGACATCGAGTCGATCGAAGGCCTCCTCGAGGGGCTCAAGCTGTTCAACGGCACGATCGTCTTCGTCAGCCACGACCGCCACGTCGTCAGCTCGCTCGCGACCCGCATCGTCGAGCTCCGCCCGCGCGCCCCCGGCGAGGGCGCCGACATCCTCGACTTCGGCGGCACCTACGACGAGTTCCTCGAGCGCCAGGAGCGCGAGCGCGCCAAGGCCGCGAAGGCCAACTAG
- a CDS encoding protein kinase, with product MTDRTIHGHATFGDSPEEAASTIRGLTLPDVIDGRYRVLGRVGAGTMGIVLRAEDLFLQRPVAIKIVEPAADQQVAERFVKEAQALAQVRHENVVQVYAFGRFQTASYLAMELVVGHSLESMIDAHAQNGATIALPRATAILRAMAAGLDAVHARQLVHRDVKPANVIIEKNTDRPVLIDFGLARKRSASNPRMSITGGTPSYMAPEQAQDPHGTRVTARTDLYALACTAFELFTGRPVFEGNDIFAMLLAHMNDAPRKISAVRPELAPFDDVLLRALAKDPAARHASASEMIEALHARLPLVDESPAIGELGPQVLVVANDTGFRRSLIRNTTQTLKTRGHEIVLEEVTTSSEAVTLGGSHPYDLLVIDDESMAGRTGELVRLARRKNPEVEIVVVSRDLPATLASLGEDAKVRHMVPKPLNVHVLAAVLGRTTLGGNGAESGSESPTSGPRSTRK from the coding sequence ATGACCGATCGGACGATTCACGGACATGCTACTTTCGGCGATTCGCCCGAAGAAGCCGCGTCGACGATCCGGGGACTTACGCTCCCGGACGTCATCGACGGCCGCTACCGCGTGCTCGGGCGCGTCGGCGCCGGGACGATGGGCATCGTGCTCCGCGCGGAGGACCTCTTCCTACAACGACCCGTCGCGATCAAGATCGTGGAGCCCGCCGCGGACCAGCAGGTCGCCGAGCGCTTCGTGAAGGAGGCGCAGGCGCTCGCGCAGGTCCGGCACGAGAACGTCGTCCAAGTCTACGCCTTCGGCCGCTTCCAGACCGCGTCGTACCTCGCGATGGAGCTCGTCGTGGGGCACTCGCTCGAGTCGATGATCGACGCCCACGCCCAGAACGGCGCGACGATCGCGCTGCCGCGGGCGACGGCGATCCTGCGCGCGATGGCGGCCGGGCTCGACGCCGTGCACGCGCGGCAGCTCGTCCACCGCGACGTGAAGCCGGCCAACGTCATCATCGAGAAGAACACCGACCGGCCCGTGCTCATCGACTTCGGGCTCGCGCGGAAGCGCAGCGCCTCCAACCCCCGCATGTCGATCACCGGCGGCACGCCGTCGTACATGGCGCCGGAGCAGGCGCAGGACCCGCACGGCACCCGCGTCACCGCGCGCACCGACCTCTACGCCCTCGCTTGTACCGCTTTCGAGCTTTTCACCGGAAGACCTGTTTTCGAGGGAAATGATATTTTTGCGATGCTCCTCGCGCACATGAACGACGCTCCGCGGAAGATCTCCGCCGTGCGGCCCGAGCTCGCGCCCTTCGACGACGTCCTCCTCCGCGCCCTCGCGAAGGACCCCGCCGCCCGGCACGCCTCCGCGTCCGAGATGATCGAGGCCCTCCACGCGCGGCTGCCCCTCGTCGACGAGAGCCCGGCGATCGGAGAGCTCGGGCCGCAGGTGCTCGTCGTCGCCAACGACACCGGGTTCCGGCGCTCGCTGATCCGCAACACGACGCAGACGCTGAAGACACGCGGCCACGAGATCGTCCTCGAAGAGGTCACCACCAGCAGCGAGGCGGTGACGCTCGGCGGGAGCCACCCCTACGACCTCCTCGTGATCGACGACGAGTCGATGGCGGGCCGCACCGGCGAGCTCGTTCGCCTCGCGCGCCGCAAGAACCCGGAGGTCGAGATCGTCGTCGTCAGCCGCGACCTCCCCGCCACCCTCGCCTCCCTCGGCGAAGACGCGAAGGTCCGCCACATGGTGCCGAAGCCGCTCAACGTCCACGTCCTCGCCGCCGTCCTCGGCCGCACCACCCTCGGCGGGAACGGCGCCGAGAGCGGCAGCGAGAGCCCGACCAGCGGCCCACGCTCGACGCGTAAGTAG
- a CDS encoding GMC family oxidoreductase, translated as MTLPVLRGREQTAPFSASVDVVVVGSGAGGSVLARELASDGRSVLVLEEGGHYTPEEYGALTPSHSFRRLSREAGMSVALGLGDTPLISLLAGKCVGGSSVLTGAVCFRIPEEVLEVWSGPLGLDRMTPEGLDPYFSQVEKICHVEDVPVWMRSRATELFVEGADKLGIPMKTMRRNTKGCMGAARCNFGCPNGAKMSVDVSFLPAAVERGARIVSDALVERIDITGGRARGVRGRFLDAVTGEPGVRFDVRAKVVVVACGSMHTPLLLRRSGLDSVHIGRHLTLHPAVRIGALFDEEVDGWDGALQSVYTDHFLHDGIWLNGVYSAVNVLAAAFPGIGRTHRKLVKQMPNLAFFGGMVHDDGGGQVRRWISREPLVLYRMAARDRERLFKAIHILAKMAFAAGAKEVLTPVFGAPTAKKLSELDYLLEGKVPAGRVECMAFHPLGSAKMSARKEDGVVKPTGETWAVENLFVCDGSVLPTSIGVNSQLPIMSVAMMLAQGMRSDWSTYARRS; from the coding sequence TTGACCCTCCCCGTCCTCCGCGGGCGCGAGCAGACGGCGCCGTTCTCGGCGAGCGTCGACGTCGTCGTCGTCGGGTCCGGCGCCGGCGGCTCCGTCCTCGCGCGCGAGCTCGCGAGCGACGGGCGGAGCGTGCTCGTCCTCGAGGAGGGCGGTCACTACACGCCCGAGGAGTACGGCGCGCTCACGCCGTCGCACTCGTTCCGGCGCCTCTCGCGCGAGGCCGGCATGTCGGTCGCGCTCGGCCTCGGCGACACGCCGCTCATCAGCCTCCTCGCCGGGAAATGTGTCGGCGGCTCGAGCGTGCTCACCGGCGCGGTGTGCTTCCGGATCCCGGAGGAGGTGCTCGAGGTCTGGAGCGGGCCGCTCGGCCTCGATCGCATGACGCCGGAGGGGCTCGATCCCTACTTCTCGCAAGTCGAGAAGATCTGCCACGTCGAGGACGTGCCGGTCTGGATGCGCTCGCGCGCGACGGAGCTCTTCGTCGAGGGCGCCGACAAGCTCGGCATCCCGATGAAGACGATGCGCCGCAACACGAAGGGCTGCATGGGCGCGGCGCGCTGCAACTTCGGCTGCCCCAACGGCGCGAAGATGAGCGTCGACGTCTCGTTCCTCCCCGCCGCGGTCGAGCGCGGCGCGAGGATCGTGTCCGACGCGCTGGTCGAGAGGATCGACATCACCGGCGGACGCGCGCGCGGCGTGCGCGGCCGCTTCCTCGACGCCGTCACCGGCGAGCCCGGCGTCCGCTTCGACGTGCGCGCGAAGGTCGTCGTCGTCGCGTGCGGCTCGATGCACACGCCGCTCTTGCTCCGGAGGAGCGGCCTCGACTCGGTGCACATCGGGCGCCACCTGACGCTCCACCCCGCGGTGCGCATCGGCGCGCTCTTCGACGAGGAGGTCGACGGCTGGGACGGCGCGCTCCAGAGCGTCTACACCGATCACTTCCTCCACGACGGCATCTGGCTCAACGGCGTCTACAGCGCGGTGAACGTGCTCGCGGCCGCGTTCCCCGGCATCGGCCGCACGCACCGGAAGCTCGTGAAGCAGATGCCGAACCTCGCCTTCTTCGGCGGGATGGTCCACGACGACGGCGGCGGCCAGGTCCGGCGCTGGATCTCGCGCGAGCCGCTCGTGCTCTATCGCATGGCGGCGCGCGATCGCGAGCGCCTCTTCAAGGCGATCCACATCCTCGCGAAGATGGCGTTCGCCGCCGGCGCGAAGGAGGTGCTCACGCCCGTCTTCGGCGCCCCGACCGCGAAGAAGCTCTCGGAGCTCGACTACCTCCTCGAAGGAAAGGTCCCCGCCGGCCGCGTGGAGTGCATGGCGTTCCACCCGCTCGGCTCCGCGAAGATGTCGGCGCGGAAGGAGGACGGCGTCGTGAAGCCGACCGGCGAGACGTGGGCGGTCGAGAACCTCTTCGTCTGCGACGGGAGCGTCCTGCCGACGAGCATCGGGGTAAACTCGCAGCTGCCGATCATGAGCGTGGCGATGATGTTGGCGCAGGGGATGCGGTCGGACTGGTCGACCTACGCGCGGCGATCATGA
- a CDS encoding outer membrane protein transport protein produces MSGRAAAGGIDEMPDQGAEALGRGATFTAKADDATALYYNVAGLARQRGTKLQITANNHFNTMTFQRAGEYADDSTDPLTPWGGRKYPLVEDKNKSFTLPMLVASSDFGVFDRLTFGLGVFGPAATGRTFQLGVNGLPSPSRYDAVQSKSLLLFPTLGAAYRVTDQLDIGVSAFLAVADVNQMAIAYADSGGGACKNPEYRPCDAEGRFTGKGTSAGAALGAMFRVNEAIQLGLQVRSPVSININGSTTAKIGASKEFGEPTTAGTTLDLPWVVRLGGRYVTMEKTEAEKRELWDVELNLTYETWGSAQDPGPQVKTADPLGTGDVTTIQSLHKWNDTFGVRVGGAYNYALDARDDAAAENILVFRAGAFFDSSATEPKYTRLDSNTLPKIAGTAGLGFKHGPWSINLAYAAVASLPRTVTDGELRPNNGAKGGDNVDGDGNLLPPVNNGDYAAFSHVLAIGVEVNFERFFRDRKPTFGDPEYENLAGDVRAPKPKEKETTNEDEDADADSPPPVKAKPKPKSKEEVEPPGTWWKPRVSDEQLKPYQEEDDEEEEPPPKPAPRRPRR; encoded by the coding sequence GTGTCGGGTCGCGCCGCCGCCGGCGGGATCGACGAGATGCCGGATCAAGGGGCGGAGGCGCTTGGGCGCGGCGCGACGTTTACGGCGAAGGCCGACGACGCGACGGCGCTCTACTACAACGTCGCGGGGCTCGCGCGGCAGCGCGGGACGAAGCTCCAGATCACGGCGAACAACCACTTCAACACGATGACGTTCCAGCGCGCCGGCGAGTACGCCGACGACTCGACCGATCCGCTCACGCCGTGGGGCGGCCGCAAGTACCCGCTCGTCGAGGACAAGAACAAGTCGTTCACGCTGCCGATGCTCGTCGCGTCGTCGGACTTCGGCGTCTTCGATCGCCTCACCTTCGGGCTCGGCGTCTTCGGCCCCGCCGCGACGGGGCGCACGTTCCAGCTCGGCGTGAACGGCCTCCCCTCCCCTAGCCGCTACGACGCGGTGCAGTCGAAGTCGCTCCTCCTCTTCCCCACGCTCGGCGCCGCGTACCGCGTCACCGACCAGCTCGACATCGGCGTCTCGGCCTTCCTCGCCGTCGCGGACGTGAACCAGATGGCGATCGCGTACGCCGACTCCGGCGGCGGCGCGTGCAAGAACCCCGAGTACCGGCCGTGCGACGCGGAGGGCCGCTTCACCGGCAAGGGCACGAGCGCGGGCGCGGCGCTCGGCGCGATGTTCCGCGTCAACGAGGCGATCCAGCTCGGCCTCCAGGTGCGCTCGCCGGTGTCGATCAACATCAACGGCAGCACGACCGCGAAGATCGGCGCGTCGAAGGAGTTCGGCGAGCCGACGACAGCGGGGACCACGCTCGATCTCCCGTGGGTCGTCCGCCTCGGCGGCCGCTACGTCACGATGGAGAAGACGGAGGCCGAGAAACGCGAGCTCTGGGACGTCGAGCTGAACCTGACCTACGAGACGTGGGGATCGGCGCAGGACCCGGGCCCGCAGGTGAAGACGGCGGACCCGCTCGGCACCGGCGACGTCACCACGATCCAGAGCCTCCACAAGTGGAACGACACGTTCGGCGTCCGCGTCGGCGGGGCCTACAACTACGCCCTCGACGCGCGCGACGACGCCGCGGCGGAGAACATCCTGGTCTTCCGCGCGGGCGCCTTCTTCGACAGCTCGGCGACGGAGCCGAAGTACACGCGCCTCGACTCGAACACGCTGCCGAAGATCGCGGGCACCGCCGGCCTCGGCTTCAAGCACGGGCCGTGGAGCATCAACCTCGCCTACGCCGCGGTCGCGTCGCTCCCGCGCACCGTCACCGACGGCGAGCTCCGCCCCAACAACGGCGCGAAGGGCGGCGACAACGTCGACGGCGACGGCAACCTGCTCCCGCCGGTGAACAACGGCGACTACGCGGCCTTCTCGCACGTGCTCGCGATCGGCGTGGAGGTGAACTTCGAGCGGTTCTTCCGCGACCGGAAGCCGACCTTCGGCGATCCGGAGTACGAGAACCTCGCCGGCGACGTGCGCGCGCCGAAGCCGAAAGAGAAGGAGACGACGAACGAGGACGAGGACGCGGACGCGGACTCGCCGCCGCCCGTGAAGGCGAAGCCGAAGCCGAAGTCGAAGGAGGAGGTCGAGCCGCCGGGGACGTGGTGGAAGCCGCGCGTCTCGGACGAGCAGCTCAAGCCGTACCAGGAAGAGGACGACGAAGAGGAGGAGCCGCCGCCGAAGCCGGCGCCGCGGCGCCCGAGACGCTGA
- a CDS encoding serine/threonine protein kinase, translating into MRDTSFYVASLLELASASAADRRVLWRQAMAALSRANADDGPGPLEGIHPDVLVKGVSAALAAGLADDLDWLSPSAAGVALYTLAAALPVGTEQRELGRRVLARMLAGNAETFAAIATSMAQSGGKGLASQNVRSRIAIVTELPLAHGIADGPLAHALLSRREFQRDWVLLPSTRSLPARRLAAKILERAAREAARRAQMGDMHGMRPFMSETVRAAYTRLLDDRESLVWRYVAVARGLIAGWIPQLRQEILDGLKEGLSPTEWRRAAASLAAYAAVRPDEALKVMQGVVKRGLFTWEDPASASAFVWGVPRAIEAEPEVAGKMLDLLMGVATHDVAEAVLELRYEYGASKVVDRVTAQARELLEAAQEKRRTITAARDDGADALYREIGRDLESAARDDEPVRSLAAAALDAFVTEGAPGAYARAREVLVAAQGGMDALEAVAKDDHAEGRAGAMARRTSMAVMRDLDTSLLERPVIGDLLRLGSAADARASETALDTIRERFAGWIVACESPEQIADEGSAPRHATLRLRRLRALLHLVDGDLGEMQEPAPAPNARRVEDSEVRAVPAENERARRLRALWLRTVRSLLDHFQTDPAPMLKRTLLAGLARALDALVRLVVCDVADALLVLALRIRGRRDFETLAEASMDPDLRHVLARYAKYLRDSEPTLAVSSEEGGPDSMRPSRKPENRRLEALCELANELAPEGSARSEALQRVLVRIHGALTTTASVGSLSALSTTSTSDADVVASVETWVGALAQMCAGARARLDPEVSSMAPPSPNPSLLSVHVSRVLAEAETTLLEDQLGAAIDEMVAGIPHGIGRLVSGILWGLADLPVERPSAEAGIVAVTDQLPAWLPARRTIGGFYVQRALGIGGTASVFVVVRSEEKGDPNAERLALKVPDYNATAARVMSQDEFLKMFREEASALILLPSHTNLARFVTFDMGTKPLPILVMELVEGVTLERVIHGRTLDMRQCLKILDDVLAGLEAMHSVGLGHLDIKPSNVLLRRGEQGVLVDFGLAGRKLRQGCGTGPYGAPEVWGVLPPGYVASPAHADIYSFACVAFEMLMGRLLFDAPNEVAQVSLHLAHDGFPAAVKALLANPEIAPLAEVLQPALRRDPRLRPTAEDLRRDLRSVWSMVEDAAWPAALALSPTG; encoded by the coding sequence GTGAGAGACACCTCCTTCTATGTCGCGAGCCTCCTCGAGCTCGCCTCCGCGAGCGCGGCCGACCGGCGCGTGCTGTGGCGACAAGCGATGGCGGCGCTCTCGCGCGCGAACGCCGACGACGGTCCCGGACCGCTCGAGGGGATCCACCCCGACGTCCTCGTGAAGGGGGTCAGCGCCGCGCTCGCGGCGGGGCTCGCCGACGATCTCGACTGGCTCTCGCCGTCGGCGGCGGGCGTCGCGCTCTACACGCTCGCGGCCGCGCTCCCGGTCGGCACCGAGCAGCGCGAGCTCGGTCGCCGCGTCCTCGCGCGCATGCTCGCGGGCAACGCCGAGACGTTCGCCGCGATCGCGACGAGCATGGCGCAGTCGGGCGGGAAGGGGCTCGCGAGCCAGAACGTCCGCTCCCGCATCGCGATCGTCACCGAGCTCCCGCTCGCGCACGGCATCGCCGACGGCCCGCTCGCGCACGCGCTCCTCTCGCGGCGCGAGTTCCAGCGCGACTGGGTCCTCCTCCCTTCCACGCGCTCGCTCCCGGCGCGCCGCCTCGCCGCGAAGATCCTCGAGCGCGCCGCGCGCGAGGCCGCCCGCCGCGCGCAGATGGGCGATATGCACGGGATGCGGCCGTTCATGTCCGAGACGGTGCGTGCAGCTTACACGCGTCTCCTCGACGACCGCGAGTCGCTCGTCTGGCGCTACGTCGCGGTCGCGCGCGGCCTCATCGCCGGTTGGATCCCGCAGCTCCGGCAGGAGATCCTGGACGGCCTCAAGGAGGGCCTCTCCCCGACCGAGTGGCGCCGCGCGGCCGCGTCGCTCGCCGCCTACGCCGCGGTCCGCCCGGACGAGGCGCTCAAGGTGATGCAGGGGGTCGTGAAGCGCGGCCTCTTCACGTGGGAGGATCCCGCGAGCGCGTCCGCGTTCGTCTGGGGCGTGCCGCGCGCGATCGAGGCCGAGCCCGAGGTCGCGGGCAAGATGCTCGACCTCCTGATGGGCGTCGCGACGCACGACGTCGCGGAGGCGGTGCTCGAGCTGCGCTACGAGTACGGCGCGTCCAAGGTCGTCGACCGCGTCACGGCGCAGGCGCGCGAGCTCCTCGAGGCGGCGCAGGAGAAGCGGCGCACGATAACGGCCGCGCGCGACGACGGCGCCGACGCGCTCTACCGCGAGATCGGGCGCGACCTCGAGTCGGCCGCGCGCGACGACGAGCCGGTGCGCTCGCTCGCGGCGGCCGCGCTCGACGCGTTCGTCACCGAGGGCGCGCCCGGCGCGTACGCGCGCGCGCGGGAGGTGCTCGTCGCGGCGCAGGGCGGGATGGACGCGCTCGAGGCGGTCGCGAAGGACGATCACGCCGAGGGCCGCGCCGGCGCGATGGCGCGGCGCACGTCGATGGCGGTCATGCGCGATCTCGACACGAGCCTGCTCGAGCGGCCCGTGATCGGCGACCTCCTCCGCCTCGGCAGCGCGGCCGACGCGCGGGCGAGCGAGACCGCGCTCGACACGATCCGCGAGCGCTTCGCGGGCTGGATCGTCGCGTGCGAGAGCCCGGAGCAGATCGCGGACGAAGGCTCCGCGCCGCGACATGCAACCCTCCGGTTGCGTCGTCTCCGCGCGCTCCTCCACCTCGTCGACGGCGACCTCGGCGAGATGCAGGAGCCCGCGCCGGCGCCGAACGCGCGCCGCGTCGAAGACTCCGAGGTCCGCGCGGTGCCGGCGGAGAACGAGCGCGCGCGTCGCCTCCGCGCGCTCTGGCTCCGCACGGTGCGGTCGCTCCTCGATCACTTCCAGACCGATCCCGCGCCGATGTTGAAGCGCACGTTGCTCGCGGGGCTCGCGCGCGCGCTCGACGCGCTCGTGCGGCTCGTGGTCTGCGACGTCGCCGACGCGCTCCTCGTCCTCGCGCTCCGCATCCGCGGCCGCCGCGACTTCGAGACCCTCGCCGAGGCCTCGATGGACCCCGACCTCCGGCACGTCCTCGCGCGCTACGCGAAGTACCTCCGCGACTCGGAGCCGACCCTCGCGGTGTCGTCGGAGGAGGGCGGCCCCGACTCGATGCGGCCGTCGAGGAAGCCGGAGAACCGGCGGCTCGAGGCGCTCTGTGAGCTCGCGAACGAGCTCGCGCCGGAGGGCTCGGCGCGGAGCGAGGCGCTCCAGCGCGTGCTCGTGCGCATCCACGGCGCGCTCACGACGACGGCGAGCGTCGGCTCGCTCTCCGCGCTGTCGACGACGAGCACCTCCGACGCCGACGTCGTCGCGTCGGTCGAGACCTGGGTCGGCGCGCTCGCGCAGATGTGCGCCGGCGCGCGCGCGCGGCTCGATCCGGAGGTGTCGTCGATGGCGCCGCCGAGCCCGAACCCGAGCCTCCTCTCGGTCCACGTCTCGCGCGTCCTCGCGGAGGCGGAGACGACGCTGCTCGAGGACCAGCTCGGCGCCGCGATCGACGAGATGGTCGCGGGGATCCCGCACGGCATCGGGCGGCTCGTCTCCGGCATCCTCTGGGGGCTCGCCGATCTCCCGGTCGAGCGGCCGTCGGCGGAGGCGGGGATCGTCGCGGTCACCGATCAGCTCCCGGCCTGGCTCCCCGCGCGCCGCACGATCGGCGGCTTCTACGTGCAGCGTGCGCTCGGCATCGGCGGCACCGCGTCGGTGTTCGTCGTCGTCCGCTCGGAGGAGAAGGGCGACCCGAACGCGGAGCGGCTCGCGCTGAAGGTGCCCGACTACAACGCGACCGCGGCGCGCGTGATGTCGCAGGACGAGTTCCTCAAGATGTTCCGCGAGGAGGCCTCCGCGCTCATCCTCCTGCCGAGCCACACGAACCTCGCCCGCTTCGTCACCTTCGACATGGGGACGAAGCCGCTCCCGATCCTGGTGATGGAGCTCGTCGAGGGCGTCACGCTCGAGCGCGTGATCCACGGGCGCACGCTCGACATGAGGCAGTGCCTCAAGATCCTCGACGACGTCCTCGCCGGGCTCGAGGCGATGCACTCCGTCGGCCTCGGCCACCTCGACATCAAGCCGTCGAACGTCCTCCTCCGCCGCGGCGAGCAGGGCGTGCTCGTGGACTTCGGCCTCGCGGGCCGCAAGCTGCGCCAGGGTTGCGGCACGGGCCCGTACGGCGCGCCCGAGGTCTGGGGAGTCCTCCCGCCGGGCTACGTCGCGTCGCCCGCGCACGCGGACATCTACTCGTTCGCCTGTGTCGCCTTCGAGATGCTGATGGGCCGCCTCCTCTTCGACGCTCCGAACGAGGTGGCGCAGGTCTCGCTCCACCTCGCGCACGACGGCTTCCCCGCCGCGGTGAAGGCGCTCCTCGCGAACCCCGAGATCGCCCCGCTCGCGGAGGTGCTCCAGCCCGCGCTGCGCCGCGACCCGCGCCTGCGCCCCACCGCGGAGGACCTCCGCCGCGACCTGCGCTCGGTCTGGTCAATGGTCGAAGACGCGGCCTGGCCCGCCGCGCTCGCGCTGAGCCCAACCGGCTAG
- a CDS encoding serine hydrolase: protein MRAVLLAVALVCVAPAAAEAAPCPARAAWPTNGFPRRTEETARLFPERVRALEEYMFTLEGANEDRKGIRTDALMVIHQGAVFYEHYGRGFTAANPHLAWSVSKTVTQLLTGMAVAHGALAIDDSMCRFFPDFGRRCDLTVRHLLEFASGFDWAENYEDDGSRQDSSVVAMLYGEGHRDMASFVLEHDRSDAPGAAYRYSTGDSTLLGGAVDRAMRPRFGDDYPWTVLFDPLGIKEMTIEQDLAGHRVGGAYSWAPPEDWGRLGFFMLNDGCWENGRMLPEDWIAQATTPSEAFLRKRHDVGATDQQGRQLWLNRKLPGVAEQPWPDLPEDTYSAIGHWGQYIAVIPSKDLVIVRSGDDRDDEALDVNRFFKLALALTGEP from the coding sequence ATGAGGGCGGTGCTCCTGGCCGTCGCGCTCGTTTGTGTCGCGCCGGCGGCGGCGGAAGCGGCGCCGTGTCCGGCGCGGGCGGCGTGGCCGACGAACGGGTTCCCGCGGCGGACCGAGGAGACGGCGCGCCTCTTCCCCGAACGCGTGCGCGCGCTCGAGGAGTACATGTTCACGCTCGAGGGCGCGAACGAGGACCGGAAGGGGATCCGCACCGACGCGCTGATGGTCATCCATCAAGGCGCCGTGTTCTACGAGCACTACGGGCGCGGCTTCACCGCCGCGAACCCGCACCTCGCGTGGTCGGTCTCGAAGACGGTGACGCAGCTCCTCACCGGGATGGCGGTCGCCCACGGCGCGCTCGCGATCGACGACTCGATGTGCCGCTTCTTCCCCGACTTCGGCCGTCGCTGCGACCTCACCGTGCGGCACCTGCTCGAGTTCGCCTCCGGCTTCGACTGGGCCGAGAACTACGAGGACGACGGCTCGCGCCAGGACTCGAGCGTCGTCGCGATGCTCTACGGCGAGGGCCACCGCGACATGGCGAGCTTCGTCCTCGAGCACGATCGCTCCGACGCGCCCGGCGCCGCGTACCGCTACTCCACCGGCGACTCGACGCTCCTCGGCGGCGCCGTCGATCGCGCGATGCGCCCGCGCTTCGGCGACGACTACCCGTGGACGGTGCTCTTCGATCCGCTCGGGATCAAGGAGATGACGATCGAGCAGGACCTCGCCGGTCACCGCGTCGGCGGCGCCTACTCGTGGGCGCCGCCGGAGGACTGGGGCCGCCTCGGCTTCTTCATGCTGAACGACGGCTGCTGGGAGAACGGGCGCATGCTGCCGGAGGACTGGATCGCGCAGGCGACGACGCCGAGCGAGGCGTTCCTCCGGAAGCGCCACGACGTGGGGGCGACCGATCAGCAGGGGCGGCAGCTGTGGCTCAACCGGAAGCTCCCCGGCGTCGCGGAGCAGCCGTGGCCGGATCTCCCGGAAGACACGTATTCAGCGATCGGCCACTGGGGCCAGTACATCGCGGTGATCCCCTCGAAGGACCTCGTCATCGTCCGGAGCGGCGACGATCGCGACGACGAGGCGCTCGACGTGAACCGCTTCTTCAAGCTCGCGCTCGCGCTCACGGGGGAGCCGTGA